TAGATCTAATGCTCATAAACACTCCTAGAAAGTATATATCACTTCTGCTTCAACATATTTTTGATACTCTTTATTTGTCGCTAACACTTCTCCAGAGTTTTCAGGTTGTGCTATATTGGTGCTTTTTCTGAAGGAATCCTATTTGACCATCCATTCTTTAGCAGTAGCTATGCTACCCACTGGGTTGAAAGATAACCAACTCCGTGAGAGCAACAGCCAAAAGGTCCACCCTCAACCCATGGAAGAGTCTATGAATCAAAATCCTGAAGCTGTGGAAGCTCTGATATCCAAAATATTTACTAACATCTCCTCCTTGAAGTCAGCCTACATCCAGCTTCAATCTGCTCATACTCCATATGATCCTGAAAAAATCCAGGAAGCAGACAAAGTTGTAATTTCTGAGCTGAAGAACCTATCTGAGCTCAAGCACTTTTACAGGGAGAACTATCCCAAACCAGTATGTGTTTCCCCTCAAGATTCACGCTTAGCTGCTGAGATTCAGGAACAACAGAGcctacttaaaacatatgaggTTATGGTGAAGAAATTCCAATCTGAAATTCAGAATAAAGATACTGAGATTGTTCAGATGCAGCAGCAGATTGAGGAGGCATTGCAGAAGCGCGCAAAACTGGAAAAAAATTTGAAGCTTAGGGGTTTGTCAACCAAAGAGTCTGAAGGTTCTGGAGATGAAAGTGGGTTATTTCCTGTAGATCTCACGCCTGAGCTCTTCATGTCTGCGGTAGAAGTGGCTTTTAAAGCCATTCATGACTTCTCCAAACCTTTGATCAACATGATGAAAGCTGCTGGGTGGGACCTCGATGCTGCTGCTAACTCCATTGAACCTGATGTTGTTTATGCAAAGAGAGCTCACAAAAAGTATGCATTTGAATCTCATATATGTCAAAAAATGTTCAGTGGGTTTCAACAGGAAAGCTATTCTATAAAAACAGAAAATTTGACACTCACCAAAGAGAGTTTCTTTCACCAATTTCTTGCACTAAGGGAAATAGATCCCTTAGATGTCCTGGGTCAGAACCCAGATTCCATGTTTGGTCAATTTTGCAGGAGCAAGTACCTGGTGGTAGTTCATCCAAAGATGGAAGCTTCATTCTTTGGAAATTTGGATCAGCGAAATTATGTCATGGGAGGTGGGCATCCAAGAACACCCTTCTATCAAGCTTTCCTAAAATTGGCCAAGTCAATCTGGCTTCTACACAGGCTGGCTTATTCTTTTGATCCTAATGTTAAGGTCTTTCAGGTTAAGAGGGGTAGTGAGTTCTCGGAGGTTTACATGGAAAGTGTTGTGAAAAATCTGATACTGGATGAAAACCAGAAGCCTACAGTTGGGCTAATGGTTATGCCTGGTTTTTGGATAGGAGGCAGTGTGATTCAGAGCCGTGTTTATCTCGCAGGTGTAAAGGTTGCTGAATAGTAACCAATATCTTATGTAATAATCTTTAAACATAATTATATGGTGTGTCTCAATATAATTTACTACTTC
The sequence above is a segment of the Manihot esculenta cultivar AM560-2 chromosome 5, M.esculenta_v8, whole genome shotgun sequence genome. Coding sequences within it:
- the LOC110615617 gene encoding protein GRAVITROPIC IN THE LIGHT 1, with protein sequence MLPTGLKDNQLRESNSQKVHPQPMEESMNQNPEAVEALISKIFTNISSLKSAYIQLQSAHTPYDPEKIQEADKVVISELKNLSELKHFYRENYPKPVCVSPQDSRLAAEIQEQQSLLKTYEVMVKKFQSEIQNKDTEIVQMQQQIEEALQKRAKLEKNLKLRGLSTKESEGSGDESGLFPVDLTPELFMSAVEVAFKAIHDFSKPLINMMKAAGWDLDAAANSIEPDVVYAKRAHKKYAFESHICQKMFSGFQQESYSIKTENLTLTKESFFHQFLALREIDPLDVLGQNPDSMFGQFCRSKYLVVVHPKMEASFFGNLDQRNYVMGGGHPRTPFYQAFLKLAKSIWLLHRLAYSFDPNVKVFQVKRGSEFSEVYMESVVKNLILDENQKPTVGLMVMPGFWIGGSVIQSRVYLAGVKVAE